One stretch of Deltaproteobacteria bacterium DNA includes these proteins:
- a CDS encoding ArsR family transcriptional regulator: MSEIIRVSPEATRSKVLKDEAILVCAYEDPAKYSALRLEGAISFGEFRERAPFLDKGREIIFYCA, translated from the coding sequence ATGTCGGAAATCATTCGGGTATCGCCTGAAGCGACAAGGTCCAAGGTGCTGAAAGACGAAGCGATATTGGTTTGCGCGTACGAGGATCCGGCGAAATATTCGGCATTGCGGCTCGAAGGAGCCATATCGTTCGGAGAATTCCGTGAGAGGGCGCCGTTCCTGGACAAGGGGCGGGAGATCATTTTCTACTGCGCCTGA